One genomic window of Paenisporosarcina antarctica includes the following:
- a CDS encoding endonuclease MutS2, with protein MITKRALKTLEFDKVRAQVANFCTSSLGSAQLDVLEPSIIYDEVVRLLDEMDEGLSLLRVRGNVPMGGIFDVRGHAKRAQIGGMLSPIELMEIASTIRASRVLRQFFEAVEETEDINIPYFIERKQAIPILTALEHEIIACIDDNGAVLDSASIQLRTIRQQLRSQENRVREKLDGYIRGKNASKMLSDTIITIRNDRFVIPVKQEYRGNYGGIVHDQSSSGQTLFIEPAAIVQANNEIRQLKMNENEEIERILLMLSLEVQNVAHDLFGVVQILGEIDVILAKAKYGQANNCTKPVVNEKGMIRLVKARHPLLNIEEAVANTIEFGDDITAIVITGPNTGGKTVTLKTIGLCTLMAQAGVPIPVLDGSEIAVFDQIFADIGDEQSIEQSLSTFSSHMVNIVDILSKFDEQSLVLFDELGAGTDPQEGAALAISILDEVHGRGARVMATTHYPELKAYGFNRPGVANASVEFDVESLSPTYKLLIGVPGRSNAFEISKRLGLPAHIIKHAQSFTGTDRHEVESMIASLETSRKKSEKDAEQSAELRIESEKIREDLTNQLQQHEDQKDKLEQKAKDKARKIVEEAKRQAEGIIAELRSMQKNAQYVVKDHELIDVRKRLEKAAPENTVLKKQQQIKEREKTLTQGDEVKVLSYGQKGILLDKVSSTQWTVQIGILKMKLDESDLQYIKPEKQKQTFAMTHVKGRDTYVKLELDLRGERYDDAVLRAEKYIDDAVLSNYNQVSIIHGKGTGALRQGIQQFLKKHSRVKSYRFGESSEGGHGVTIVELK; from the coding sequence ATGATAACAAAACGCGCATTGAAAACACTTGAATTTGATAAAGTGAGAGCTCAAGTAGCCAATTTTTGTACATCCTCACTAGGAAGTGCACAGTTAGATGTATTAGAACCTTCCATCATTTACGATGAGGTCGTGAGATTATTAGATGAAATGGATGAAGGGTTATCACTGCTACGCGTACGTGGAAATGTACCGATGGGTGGCATATTTGATGTGCGTGGACATGCAAAACGTGCACAAATTGGTGGGATGCTAAGTCCTATTGAACTAATGGAAATAGCGAGTACCATTCGTGCAAGTCGAGTATTGCGTCAATTTTTTGAAGCGGTAGAAGAAACTGAAGACATTAATATTCCATATTTCATAGAACGCAAACAAGCAATACCAATCTTAACTGCACTCGAACACGAAATCATTGCGTGCATTGATGATAATGGGGCAGTTTTAGATAGTGCGAGTATCCAACTACGCACGATTCGACAACAATTACGCTCACAAGAAAACCGTGTACGTGAAAAGTTAGATGGCTATATACGCGGGAAAAATGCATCGAAAATGTTATCGGATACGATTATAACCATCCGTAATGATCGTTTTGTAATCCCAGTAAAACAAGAATACCGTGGGAACTATGGTGGAATTGTTCATGATCAATCTTCATCTGGGCAAACTTTATTTATTGAACCGGCTGCAATAGTACAAGCGAATAATGAAATACGTCAATTGAAAATGAATGAAAATGAAGAAATAGAACGTATTTTGTTGATGCTATCACTTGAGGTTCAAAATGTAGCTCACGATTTATTTGGTGTAGTTCAAATTCTAGGGGAAATAGACGTTATTTTAGCGAAAGCGAAATATGGTCAAGCTAATAATTGCACAAAGCCAGTAGTCAACGAAAAAGGAATGATTCGTTTGGTGAAAGCCCGTCATCCTTTGTTAAATATAGAGGAGGCAGTTGCTAATACGATTGAGTTTGGCGATGACATTACTGCTATCGTTATTACAGGACCAAATACAGGTGGTAAGACCGTTACACTTAAAACAATAGGACTATGTACATTAATGGCTCAAGCAGGTGTTCCGATTCCTGTATTAGATGGTTCGGAAATTGCTGTATTTGATCAAATTTTCGCTGATATTGGAGATGAACAATCCATTGAACAAAGTTTAAGTACATTTTCTTCTCATATGGTGAACATCGTTGATATATTATCTAAGTTTGATGAGCAAAGCTTGGTATTATTTGATGAACTTGGAGCAGGAACTGATCCACAAGAAGGTGCTGCCCTTGCTATTTCTATTTTAGATGAAGTTCATGGCAGAGGTGCTCGTGTCATGGCAACGACTCATTACCCAGAGTTAAAAGCTTATGGCTTTAATCGACCAGGAGTTGCGAATGCAAGTGTTGAATTTGATGTTGAATCATTAAGTCCAACATATAAGTTATTAATTGGCGTTCCTGGTCGAAGTAATGCATTTGAAATTTCAAAACGACTAGGGTTACCGGCACATATTATTAAACATGCACAGTCATTTACCGGCACAGATCGTCACGAAGTTGAATCGATGATCGCTTCGCTTGAAACAAGTCGAAAAAAATCTGAAAAAGATGCTGAGCAATCCGCTGAATTACGCATCGAATCAGAAAAAATTCGAGAAGATTTGACAAATCAATTACAACAACATGAAGATCAAAAAGACAAACTCGAACAAAAGGCAAAAGATAAAGCACGGAAAATTGTCGAGGAAGCAAAAAGACAAGCTGAAGGCATTATTGCCGAACTTCGTAGTATGCAAAAAAATGCACAATATGTAGTCAAAGACCATGAATTAATCGATGTACGGAAACGTTTGGAAAAAGCAGCACCTGAAAACACTGTACTAAAAAAACAACAACAAATTAAAGAGCGTGAAAAAACCCTAACACAAGGTGATGAAGTCAAAGTCTTAAGTTATGGTCAAAAAGGTATTTTGTTGGACAAAGTTTCAAGCACGCAATGGACAGTTCAAATTGGTATTTTGAAAATGAAATTAGATGAATCTGATTTACAATACATCAAACCAGAGAAACAAAAACAAACTTTTGCAATGACTCATGTGAAGGGTCGAGATACATACGTGAAACTAGAATTAGATTTGCGTGGGGAACGATATGATGATGCGGTTTTAAGAGCTGAGAAATATATAGATGATGCAGTGTTGTCTAACTACAACCAAGTATCAATTATTCATGGAAAAGGTACAGGAGCATTAAGACAAGGAATTCAACAGTTTTTGAAGAAACATTCTCGCGTGAAAAGCTATCGATTTGGTGAATCAAGCGAAGGTGGACATGGTGTGACGATAGTGGAGTTGAAATAA
- a CDS encoding DUF350 domain-containing protein, translating into MIAMNFWEHPLVETAGYFSVVVLCLIVTMVLFELVTKYKNWEEIQKGNMAVAMATGGKIFGVANIFRYAIDNHNSLPEMIGWGLYGFFLLIVAYFLFEFLTPKFNIDQEIKNDNRSVGFISLSISVGLSFVIGASIS; encoded by the coding sequence ATGATAGCTATGAATTTTTGGGAACACCCATTAGTGGAAACAGCCGGATATTTTAGTGTGGTTGTGTTGTGTTTAATTGTGACGATGGTTTTATTTGAACTCGTAACGAAATATAAAAACTGGGAAGAGATTCAAAAAGGAAATATGGCAGTAGCTATGGCAACCGGTGGGAAAATTTTTGGGGTGGCGAACATTTTTCGCTATGCAATTGACAATCATAATTCACTACCTGAAATGATAGGGTGGGGATTATATGGGTTCTTTTTACTCATAGTCGCTTATTTCTTATTTGAATTTTTGACGCCAAAGTTTAATATTGATCAAGAGATTAAAAATGACAATCGATCTGTCGGGTTTATTTCTTTATCGATTTCTGTCGGTTTATCATTTGTCATTGGTGCAAGCATTTCATAG